A genomic region of Thermodesulfovibrio aggregans contains the following coding sequences:
- a CDS encoding ABC transporter permease, which yields MKHIAFVTLKLLFERKRQTIIAIVGVSIGVAAFIAMASLMNGFQKYFIEQALDLNAHVTLKVKDEPDKGKILKKVYGEDIYFHVYGAKPKDLKDKIVDYKFLIAKYEKDSEIAGIAPHLTGQGIVRYGTVDKSASLIGIDPVLERRASVIDKFISNKKLDILISDRDSVIIGKLLARDLGIDEVGKKVIVTTPNGVTHLFKVVDFFESGITMLDQTRIYMNLKTLQTIMNKPNEVNEIIFKIKDVYRANEIAERIKRETGYYTESWQKAFRNFLQLFKIQNYITYMIVFAILVVSAFGIFNIIMMTVLEKKRDIAILKALGYDSSDIIKIFVFHGITIGFSGALLGCILGYGLQEFLASVNVSVEGLVRTKGFALDRNPLYFLYGVLFAFTFSTFAAFYPSYKASKLNPVDIFRSSA from the coding sequence ATGAAACATATCGCTTTTGTTACCCTGAAGTTACTCTTTGAGAGAAAAAGGCAGACAATAATAGCTATAGTTGGAGTATCAATTGGTGTGGCAGCTTTCATTGCAATGGCTTCTCTTATGAACGGTTTTCAGAAGTACTTCATTGAGCAGGCTTTGGACTTGAATGCTCATGTAACTCTGAAGGTAAAAGATGAGCCAGATAAGGGGAAGATACTGAAAAAAGTCTATGGTGAAGATATATATTTTCATGTTTATGGGGCAAAACCAAAAGATTTGAAAGATAAAATAGTTGATTATAAGTTTTTGATAGCAAAATATGAAAAAGATTCAGAAATAGCTGGGATTGCACCTCATCTTACAGGACAGGGAATTGTAAGGTATGGAACAGTTGATAAATCAGCCTCTCTTATAGGAATAGACCCTGTATTGGAGAGAAGGGCATCTGTTATTGACAAGTTTATTTCCAATAAAAAACTTGACATACTCATCTCTGATAGAGATAGCGTTATCATAGGTAAACTTCTTGCAAGAGACCTTGGGATTGATGAGGTAGGGAAAAAGGTTATTGTAACCACACCCAATGGTGTTACTCATCTTTTTAAAGTTGTTGATTTTTTTGAATCTGGAATTACCATGCTTGATCAAACAAGAATTTATATGAATCTAAAAACTCTTCAGACTATTATGAATAAACCCAATGAAGTCAATGAAATAATCTTCAAAATAAAGGATGTCTATCGGGCAAATGAGATTGCAGAGAGAATAAAGAGGGAAACAGGTTATTATACAGAAAGCTGGCAGAAAGCCTTCAGAAACTTCCTTCAGCTTTTTAAAATACAGAATTACATAACCTATATGATTGTTTTTGCTATTTTAGTTGTATCTGCTTTCGGAATTTTTAATATCATAATGATGACAGTTCTTGAGAAGAAAAGGGACATAGCCATACTGAAGGCTTTAGGTTATGATAGTAGTGACATAATAAAAATATTTGTTTTCCATGGAATTACAATAGGTTTCTCAGGAGCTTTGCTTGGATGTATTTTAGGTTATGGTCTTCAGGAATTCCTTGCATCTGTGAATGTTAGTGTAGAGGGATTGGTTAGAACAAAGGGATTTGCACTTGACAGAAATCCCCTTTACTTTTTGTACGGAGTTTTATTTGCTTTTACTTTTTCTACCTTTGCAGCCTTTTATCCTTCTTACAAAGCTTCTAAACTAAATCCTGTGGATATCTTCAGGAGCAGTGCTTGA
- a CDS encoding M16 family metallopeptidase yields the protein MIKKIHLSSNIPLLMNKMDNYRSFVLSIWIKHGSRHETSSKNGLSHFIEHLFFQGTEKRNAQMISLEIDSIGGDINAFTSREFTSIYIKVLDSYLSKAIELIGDIYSNPLFPEEEIEKERAVILDEIRTVNDTPDELVHDLFMENSFPDGLGQPILGKESAVSAITRKDIIDCYNEFYGTNNCIISCAGSFEEKKLIDSLEKNIIPKVSKKSAITNKANFSPSLRVHEKNLNEIHLCMGTETFPFNSHYRLPLILLNCIIGGSVSSRLFQEIREKRGWVYNIYSFTSFYYDTGLFGVYTASEPKKINKILETILKILKKISENLKKEEIERAKAQTISQLIFSNESPSSVMNNLAYQELYLGQYFTLEEQIKQIEKVSFNDVMDVANILQEKNFSITILGPVSEKDLSVK from the coding sequence ATGATAAAAAAAATCCATCTATCTTCAAACATCCCTCTTCTAATGAATAAAATGGATAACTATCGCTCTTTTGTTCTTAGTATCTGGATAAAACATGGCTCAAGACATGAAACTTCTTCTAAAAATGGTCTCTCTCATTTTATAGAACATCTTTTTTTTCAGGGAACTGAAAAAAGGAATGCTCAAATGATTTCCCTTGAAATAGACAGCATCGGTGGAGATATTAACGCTTTTACATCAAGAGAGTTTACTTCAATCTATATAAAAGTTCTTGATAGTTACTTATCTAAAGCTATAGAACTAATTGGAGATATTTATTCAAATCCTCTTTTTCCAGAAGAGGAAATAGAAAAAGAACGGGCTGTTATTCTAGATGAAATAAGAACAGTAAACGATACTCCAGATGAGCTTGTTCATGATCTTTTTATGGAAAATTCTTTTCCGGATGGTTTAGGACAACCTATTCTTGGAAAAGAAAGTGCAGTATCAGCAATAACCAGAAAAGACATCATTGATTGTTATAATGAATTTTACGGAACTAACAACTGTATCATAAGCTGTGCGGGAAGCTTTGAAGAGAAAAAATTAATTGATAGTCTTGAAAAAAATATAATACCAAAAGTTTCTAAAAAATCAGCTATCACAAATAAAGCTAATTTTTCACCATCCCTAAGAGTTCATGAAAAAAATTTAAATGAAATCCATCTATGTATGGGGACTGAAACTTTTCCATTCAACAGTCATTATAGACTTCCTTTGATATTACTTAACTGTATTATTGGTGGAAGTGTAAGCTCAAGATTATTTCAGGAAATAAGAGAAAAAAGAGGCTGGGTTTATAATATATATTCTTTCACTTCTTTTTATTATGATACTGGTTTATTTGGAGTTTACACTGCCTCCGAACCCAAAAAAATCAATAAAATATTGGAAACCATATTGAAAATACTTAAAAAAATTTCAGAAAATTTAAAAAAAGAAGAAATTGAAAGAGCAAAAGCTCAAACAATATCTCAACTTATTTTTTCTAATGAATCACCAAGTTCAGTAATGAATAATTTAGCATATCAGGAACTTTATCTTGGTCAGTATTTTACTCTTGAAGAGCAGATAAAACAAATTGAGAAAGTTTCATTTAATGATGTAATGGATGTTGCAAATATTTTACAGGAAAAAAATTTCTCTATAACTATATTAGGACCTGTTAGTGAAAAAGATCTTTCTGTAAAATAA
- the qmoC gene encoding quinone-interacting membrane-bound oxidoreductase complex subunit QmoC: protein MDKPLKPDLQFAKEIIKAGGESLKKCYQCSTCTVVCQLSPDKAPFPRKEMLYAQWGIKEKLFQNPDIWLCHHCGDCTAYCPRGAKPGEVLGAVRKLMIQHYSPPKFLAKWVADPKYILLIFLIPLLFFLGEMAVLGYFSGVEIPRGENGEMSYVAFLPAVPWIDVPFMALAAFAIICFYNGVKRYWLDLSAGTEIKRKDIYNCIYETIKDILLHKKFQLCGLNKGRYTAHILVLYAFIGLAITTGIAAFYEWVLRWESPYPQTNIVKIIGNVSGIALIIGMFLIIVNRSKNSAKQGIGSYFDWLLITIIAGVGVTGFLAEILRLAEVETLGYASYIAHLVFVFALFAYAPHSKMAHMVYRATAMVFAKASLREESLVKQEEAA, encoded by the coding sequence ATGGACAAACCACTAAAACCAGATTTACAGTTTGCAAAAGAAATTATAAAAGCAGGTGGAGAATCTTTAAAGAAATGCTATCAATGTTCCACTTGCACAGTTGTGTGTCAGCTTTCACCTGACAAAGCACCATTCCCAAGAAAAGAGATGCTTTATGCTCAGTGGGGAATTAAAGAGAAACTTTTTCAGAATCCGGACATATGGTTATGCCATCACTGCGGTGACTGCACAGCATACTGTCCAAGAGGAGCCAAACCAGGTGAGGTGTTAGGTGCTGTAAGAAAACTTATGATACAGCATTACTCACCACCAAAATTCCTTGCTAAATGGGTTGCAGATCCAAAGTACATCTTGCTCATTTTCCTTATACCATTGCTTTTCTTCCTTGGTGAGATGGCAGTTCTGGGATATTTCAGTGGAGTGGAAATTCCAAGGGGTGAAAACGGTGAGATGTCATATGTAGCGTTCTTACCTGCTGTTCCTTGGATTGATGTTCCATTTATGGCTTTAGCAGCCTTTGCAATAATCTGTTTCTACAATGGTGTCAAGCGATACTGGCTTGATCTTTCAGCTGGAACTGAGATTAAACGGAAGGATATATATAACTGTATTTATGAAACAATAAAAGACATACTTTTACACAAAAAGTTTCAACTCTGCGGTTTAAATAAAGGAAGATATACAGCTCATATCCTCGTACTTTATGCTTTTATTGGATTGGCAATCACAACAGGTATAGCTGCTTTCTATGAGTGGGTTTTGAGATGGGAATCTCCTTATCCGCAGACAAATATTGTGAAAATTATTGGAAATGTCAGCGGAATAGCACTCATAATAGGAATGTTCCTGATTATTGTCAATAGAAGCAAGAATTCAGCAAAACAGGGAATAGGAAGCTATTTTGACTGGTTACTTATTACAATAATTGCTGGTGTTGGAGTTACAGGATTTCTTGCTGAAATCTTGAGACTTGCTGAAGTTGAAACTCTTGGATACGCCTCATATATTGCTCATCTTGTATTCGTATTCGCCCTTTTTGCTTATGCACCCCACTCAAAAATGGCCCACATGGTCTATAGAGCAACTGCAATGGTATTTGCAAAAGCTTCATTAAGAGAAGAATCTTTGGTAAAGCAGGAAGAGGCAGCATGA
- the rpsO gene encoding 30S ribosomal protein S15: MGISPERKKEIIESFKMHPTDTGSPEVQIALMTERINYLTEHFKIHKKDHHSRRGLIKLVAQRRKLLNYLKKIDKERYNKLIERLSLRK; this comes from the coding sequence ATGGGAATTTCTCCAGAAAGAAAAAAAGAAATAATTGAAAGCTTTAAAATGCATCCAACTGATACAGGTTCACCTGAGGTTCAGATTGCTTTAATGACTGAAAGAATTAACTACTTAACTGAACACTTTAAAATTCACAAAAAAGACCATCACTCAAGAAGAGGACTCATTAAGTTAGTCGCTCAAAGAAGAAAGCTTTTAAATTATCTTAAGAAAATTGACAAAGAAAGATATAACAAACTTATTGAAAGGCTTAGCCTCAGAAAATAA
- a CDS encoding efflux RND transporter periplasmic adaptor subunit, whose amino-acid sequence MVQSVYASGFIDSSDSVTIRAEVSGYIEKIFVHEGEEVKKGQLLLIISNETIKENLREVEAQLASVKDRLMPDSDYRKELLHNIEIKKAVLESVEKNFNRRKALYEEELISKEKFEEIKREYEVAKRDYERQINLYNDTIRNLNYQLESLKAKRQAIKSEFDKYFIKSPINGKILRKFVNEGDYVNPMQQGNGLFSVGNEKNLETVLMVDEEYIPMVKPGMKVYITLDSYPGEVFEGVIKLIESQSDRTTRTVKVKADVNYGKSVFFGLTVEGNIIIEEVEGIFIPERAYRNGYVEVIEKGKTKKIKVNISSKRYNGYILVLDGLREGQEVIINETYRFCYPEVTL is encoded by the coding sequence ATGGTTCAGTCTGTTTATGCTTCAGGTTTTATTGACTCTTCAGACAGTGTAACAATTAGAGCAGAAGTTTCTGGTTATATTGAAAAAATTTTTGTACATGAAGGTGAAGAAGTTAAGAAGGGTCAACTCCTTTTGATTATATCAAATGAAACTATCAAGGAGAATTTAAGAGAAGTGGAGGCTCAGCTTGCTTCAGTCAAAGATAGATTGATGCCCGATTCAGATTACAGAAAAGAATTGCTTCATAACATTGAGATAAAAAAAGCTGTTCTTGAAAGTGTTGAAAAAAACTTTAATAGAAGAAAAGCCTTATATGAAGAAGAATTAATCTCAAAAGAAAAGTTTGAAGAAATCAAAAGAGAATACGAGGTTGCAAAAAGAGATTATGAAAGGCAGATTAATCTATACAATGACACAATTAGAAATCTAAACTATCAATTAGAAAGTCTAAAGGCAAAGAGACAGGCTATTAAATCCGAATTTGATAAATACTTCATTAAATCTCCCATTAACGGAAAAATATTAAGAAAATTTGTTAATGAAGGCGATTATGTTAATCCAATGCAACAAGGCAATGGTTTATTTTCTGTAGGGAATGAAAAAAATCTTGAAACCGTTTTAATGGTTGATGAAGAATACATTCCAATGGTCAAGCCAGGTATGAAGGTTTATATAACGCTTGATTCTTATCCTGGAGAGGTTTTTGAGGGAGTGATAAAATTGATTGAAAGTCAATCTGACAGAACTACAAGAACAGTTAAAGTAAAGGCTGATGTCAACTACGGGAAATCTGTATTCTTTGGATTAACTGTGGAGGGAAACATAATCATTGAGGAAGTTGAAGGAATTTTTATTCCAGAAAGGGCATACAGGAATGGTTATGTGGAAGTTATAGAGAAGGGAAAAACTAAAAAAATAAAGGTAAATATTTCTTCAAAAAGATACAATGGTTACATTCTTGTTTTAGATGGTTTAAGGGAAGGACAGGAAGTCATAATAAATGAAACATATCGCTTTTGTTACCCTGAAGTTACTCTTTGA
- a CDS encoding ABC transporter ATP-binding protein, whose protein sequence is MSSIIEIKNISKKIRDEIILRDINLSVNKGEFISIIGPSGSGKSSLLYIIGLLDKPSKGEVFIEGERIDFNETQKVSHLRNLKIGFIFQFHYLIAEFSLLENVMVPMLKAEKTKEEAKERAYELLKNLGLGEKAKRKPFQISGGEQQRVAIARALANDPIVLIADEPTGNLDSKNTAIVMDIFCKLHLEGKTVIMVIHEIELTERTERIVKMLDGSIIDDIALAKKKC, encoded by the coding sequence TTGAGCAGTATAATTGAGATTAAAAATATAAGTAAAAAAATCAGAGATGAGATAATCCTCAGAGACATAAATCTTTCTGTAAATAAGGGCGAATTCATCAGTATAATCGGACCATCTGGTTCAGGTAAAAGCTCTCTCCTTTACATTATAGGACTTTTAGACAAGCCAAGCAAAGGTGAGGTATTTATTGAAGGAGAAAGGATAGATTTTAATGAAACACAGAAGGTTTCGCACTTGAGAAATCTGAAGATTGGTTTTATATTCCAGTTTCATTATCTCATTGCAGAATTCAGTTTACTTGAGAATGTTATGGTCCCCATGTTAAAGGCAGAAAAAACAAAAGAAGAAGCAAAAGAAAGAGCCTATGAGCTTCTAAAAAATCTTGGTTTAGGTGAAAAAGCAAAGAGAAAACCCTTTCAGATATCAGGAGGAGAACAGCAAAGAGTGGCGATTGCAAGAGCCCTTGCCAATGACCCAATTGTTTTGATAGCTGATGAACCCACTGGAAATCTTGATTCAAAAAATACGGCAATTGTCATGGATATTTTTTGTAAGCTACATCTTGAAGGTAAAACAGTAATAATGGTAATCCATGAAATAGAGCTCACTGAAAGGACAGAGAGAATTGTAAAGATGTTGGATGGAAGTATTATAGATGACATTGCACTTGCAAAGAAAAAATGTTAA
- the pnp gene encoding polyribonucleotide nucleotidyltransferase, whose amino-acid sequence MEVELEIKGKKLVLQTGTLAKQTNGSVLVKYGDTYVLCTVVAEKIPKEGLDFVPLTIDYQEKAYSAGKIPGGFFKREGKPTDREILVSRLIDRPIRPLFPEGFNYETQGIASVLSYGDENIADILSIIGISAALTISDIPFNGPVGAVRVGRINEEFILNPDNEESEKSSLNLVVAGTEEAVTMVEGGAAECSEEILVEALKFAHTHIKGIIALQKKLGSIAGKPKREFKVEHGNLKDAIFNIISGKIENALFLQKKLERQQALEALFNECIQNLNTADKDISLEIANAFDKVVKKIMRETIIRKGVRVDGRKPDEIRPITCMIGILPRVHGSALFTRGETQALVATTLGTSEDEQKIDSLEGEIYKTFMLHYNFLPFSVGEVKPLRAPGRREIGHGYLAERALQFVIPSKDEFPYTIRVVSDILESNGSSSMATVCGASLSLMDAGVPIKAHVAGVAMGLIKEDDKVVILTDIIGMEDHYGDMDFKVAGTEKGITAFQMDVKIPGIDYEIFKKALDQARQARLFILKKMYETISQPKELSSYAPRIYKIQVKPEKIRDIIGIGGRVIKGIIEETGVKIDIEDKEGIVRIASSNEASALRAIEIIKGITQEVELGRIYMGKVSRIVDFGAFVEIMPGIEGLLHISQIADKRIQKVSEVLKVGDQIPVKVIEIDDLGRPRLSRKEALKEIEGKNISTK is encoded by the coding sequence GTGGAAGTAGAACTTGAAATTAAGGGGAAGAAGCTTGTTTTACAAACAGGAACCCTGGCAAAACAAACAAATGGCTCAGTTTTAGTAAAATATGGTGATACCTATGTATTATGCACAGTAGTTGCAGAAAAAATACCCAAAGAGGGATTGGATTTTGTTCCACTGACAATTGATTATCAGGAAAAAGCATACTCTGCTGGAAAAATCCCAGGAGGCTTTTTTAAAAGAGAGGGGAAACCAACAGATAGAGAAATTTTAGTCTCACGCCTGATTGACAGACCAATAAGACCTCTTTTCCCTGAAGGATTTAACTATGAAACTCAGGGTATTGCCTCTGTGCTTTCATACGGAGATGAAAATATTGCTGATATTCTAAGTATAATCGGAATTTCAGCAGCTCTAACTATATCTGACATTCCGTTTAACGGACCTGTTGGAGCAGTAAGAGTTGGAAGAATTAATGAAGAATTCATTTTAAATCCCGACAATGAAGAATCTGAAAAAAGTAGTCTTAATCTCGTTGTTGCGGGAACAGAAGAAGCTGTAACCATGGTTGAAGGTGGTGCAGCAGAGTGCTCTGAGGAAATTCTGGTAGAAGCTTTAAAGTTTGCTCACACTCATATAAAGGGAATAATAGCTTTACAAAAAAAACTTGGCTCTATAGCAGGAAAACCAAAGAGAGAATTTAAGGTTGAGCATGGAAACCTCAAAGATGCAATTTTTAATATCATTTCAGGAAAAATTGAAAATGCATTATTTCTTCAAAAGAAACTTGAAAGGCAGCAAGCTCTCGAGGCACTGTTTAATGAATGCATACAGAACTTAAATACAGCAGATAAAGACATTTCCCTTGAGATTGCCAATGCTTTTGATAAAGTAGTCAAAAAAATTATGCGTGAAACAATTATAAGAAAAGGCGTAAGAGTAGATGGTAGAAAACCCGACGAAATAAGACCCATTACATGCATGATTGGAATACTTCCAAGAGTACATGGTTCTGCATTATTTACAAGAGGAGAAACTCAAGCATTAGTTGCTACAACTCTTGGTACTTCAGAGGATGAACAAAAGATCGACTCTCTTGAGGGAGAAATATATAAAACATTCATGCTTCATTATAACTTCCTGCCTTTTAGTGTTGGAGAAGTTAAACCTCTGCGAGCACCTGGAAGAAGAGAAATTGGTCATGGTTACCTTGCAGAAAGGGCACTTCAGTTTGTAATTCCTTCAAAGGATGAGTTCCCCTATACAATAAGAGTTGTCTCAGACATTCTTGAATCAAACGGTTCATCATCAATGGCAACTGTATGCGGAGCCAGTCTTTCTTTAATGGATGCTGGTGTCCCAATAAAAGCTCATGTTGCTGGAGTTGCTATGGGACTCATTAAAGAAGACGATAAAGTTGTAATACTTACTGATATAATCGGGATGGAAGACCATTATGGTGATATGGATTTCAAAGTAGCAGGAACTGAAAAAGGTATCACAGCCTTTCAGATGGATGTAAAGATCCCGGGAATAGATTATGAAATATTCAAAAAAGCTTTAGATCAAGCACGGCAGGCAAGATTATTCATACTTAAAAAAATGTATGAAACTATCAGTCAACCTAAAGAGTTATCTTCCTATGCTCCAAGAATATATAAAATTCAGGTTAAACCTGAAAAAATCAGAGATATTATTGGGATAGGAGGAAGAGTAATTAAAGGAATAATAGAAGAGACAGGCGTTAAAATAGATATTGAAGATAAAGAGGGAATTGTAAGAATAGCATCATCCAATGAAGCTTCTGCTTTGAGAGCTATTGAAATTATTAAAGGAATTACACAGGAAGTTGAATTGGGAAGAATTTACATGGGTAAGGTATCAAGAATAGTTGATTTTGGAGCTTTTGTTGAAATTATGCCTGGAATTGAGGGATTACTACATATATCTCAAATTGCAGATAAACGAATTCAGAAAGTATCGGAAGTATTAAAAGTAGGAGACCAAATTCCTGTAAAAGTCATTGAAATAGACGATCTTGGAAGACCTCGCCTAAGCAGAAAAGAAGCACTAAAAGAGATTGAGGGCAAAAACATTTCAACAAAATGA